In Drosophila innubila isolate TH190305 chromosome 2R unlocalized genomic scaffold, UK_Dinn_1.0 1_C_2R, whole genome shotgun sequence, the following are encoded in one genomic region:
- the LOC117785888 gene encoding kinase D-interacting substrate of 220 kDa isoform X1 has protein sequence MGRTPKLEQLGRSQSEMSPLNPPLSANSIATTSSGHERNDSGGYGSIFPFGFFRSSFGRGGTSVQNINRYGDSMGSLGHRALLQYIDNNDISGLRAILDSRHLTIDDRDENATTVLMVVAGRGLTAFVREFLARGADVQAEDLDNWTALLCATRNGHFEVVQLLLDHGAEIEHRDMGGWTSLMWAAYRGHTDLVRLLLDKGADGNAHGNYHLGALLWAAGRGFKDIVELLIQRGAKVNVGDKYGTTALVWACRLGNVEIVDTLLKSGSNVDTAGMYSWTPLLVAAAGGHTDCVSSLLEKKPNVNALDKDGMTALCIASREGFQDIAASLIAAGAYINIQDRGGDTPMIHAIKGGHRTVVEALLKKHADVDIQGKDRKTAIYTAVEKGHTQIVKMLLSTNPDLEASTKDGDTPLLRAVRNRNLEIVHMLLDRKAKVTASDKRGDTCLHIAMRARSKAIVEALLRNPKHSQLLYRANKAGETPYNIDSLHQKTILGQVFGARRLNTNEDSEGMLGYELYSSALADVLSEPTLTTPITVGLYAKWGSGKSFLLNKLREEMNNFAKQWAEPPAKTSGLLFLVCLHISLLIGTIVGLSSWSVIWGSLAAIVFLLIAYLLLAAAKYFNYQMDMFWAYSVLHGLDKRMTRLRLILQVTFCHPPGPQADSQPKPVRFHFAEASSASPTGDGAVAHMLAAFLDAIESHYGWLATRLYRAFRPKCLKLDLGWRWRRMCCLPIVLLFELGLVTLVAGIALTVAYFTHANDTEKEQILVAIYVVAAVLVTLICTHLHVLAKVFGSLFISHKRQLKRAVRSNENAPLTLLGAEVAVLTDMVKCLDAFTNQQSRLVGVVDALDSCDTERILTLLNAVQTLLSAPNRPFVLLISVDPHVIAKAAEANSRRLFTEGGIGGHDFLRNLVHLPVYLQNSGLRKVQRAQMTALLFKRGGTDYQLDDGPTLGHSVSARRLSNASEIMSSQEKLRAPHNAQRGAGGGKKLRLSDSVASSIGSNLHRLGQNPQGVLDLSRIVLTDDYFSDVNPRSMRRLMNVIYITVRLLKAFQIDFSWYRLSSWINLTEQWPLRASMIVLHHDQYMDTNADENISLQSVYEKVRPKLACLREAAPLLELDRDERKLDAFLQLHKSDLLVADLRIFLPFTINLDPYLRKVLKEDQQVIEDEGSLVLQTRPSVSHSMRQHPAPTTYVPSPQVYPPYQMLQNEFVANELRSRNLAIEPTTPLIPSPSDSFADDILQTKLTDLTVEGVVSLLERIEDLKPTLQKLGPVLRDNAINGRVLKHCELTDLKAVLGLSFGHWELFRLLITTLRDCDRLPRKIRPQPAIAETAASVSAIRDVPDALPPPPLSRRNSVSHMEKQVTLEEQMICGALQTLNEEAFEDVASSERPSPSGLPTGEMLAAAAQLQLAPICETSEFGSPSDEQMVNNLLQYNNNNINNNNNNNNSGSSNNAPQSKYLNTEYNRSASSHSLQSLNAAAGASGGLQMRLDLDLSSAGALFTPTLLTSGSPMQQRRDSILKQQGSVKSEKRVSIKQTPSGSNLANNNNNNNNNNAKQTPNVEYVSERQMELAAGSSKGRLTTKPPAGPRPASLIITKNDPTSQFQLLRSSSIEYEDVEAQQHSIRAIRTTLLEQQEDESAPLVFTVRK, from the exons ATGGGTCGCACCCCCAAGTTAGAGCAATTGGGGCGCTCCCAGTCGGAGATGTCGCCGCTGAATCCTCCCTTGTCGGCGAACTCTATTGCCACCACCAGCTCCGGCCATGAGCGTAATGATTCTGGTGGCTATGGAAGCATATTTCCATTCGGTTTCTTTCGCAGCTCCTTTGGCCGCGGCGGTACTTCTGTTCAG AACATTAATCGTTACGGAGATTCCATGGGTTCACTCGGACATCGCGCCCTGTTGCAGTACATCGATAATAATGATATTTCTGGTCTTCGCGCAATACTCGATAGTCGTCATCTAACCATCGATGATCGTGATGAG AATGCCACAACGGTGCTTATGGTGGTCGCTGGACGCGGCCTAACTGCATTTGTTCGCGAGTTTTTGGCTCGTGGTGCGGATGTGCAGGCGGAGGATTTGGACAACTGGACAGCTTTGTTGTGTGCCACACGCAATGGTCACTTTGAAGTGGTACAACTGTTGCTGGATCATGGCGCCGAAATTGAGCATCGTGATATG GGCGGCTGGACTTCTTTGATGTGGGCTGCGTATCGTGGACACACGGATCTGGTGCGTTTGTTGCTGGACAAGGGAGCAGATGGCAATGCGCATGGCAATTATCATCTGGGCGCTCTGCTCTGGGCCGCAGGACGCGGCTTCAAGGACATTGTGGAGCTGCTGATACAACGCGGTGCCAAGGTCAATGTGGGTGACAAATACGGCACCACAGCGCTGGTCTGGGCCTGTCGACTTGGCAACGTGGAGATTGTCGATACGCTGCTCAAATCCGGCTCCAATGTGGACACAGCCGGCATGTACTCATGGACGCCGCTGTTGGTGGCTGCCGCCGGCGGACATACGGATTGTGTCAGTTCGCTTTTGGAGAAGAAGCCCAATGTGAATGCCCTGGACAAGGATGGCATGACGGCGCTGTGCATTGCCAGTCGTGAGGGATTTCAGGATATTGCAGCATCATTGATTGCTGCCGGCGCATACATTAATATACAGGATCGTGGAGGCGATACGCCAATGATACATGCTATCAAAGGTGGACACCGTACTGTGGTTGAAGCTCTCCTCAAGAAGCACGCCGATGTGGACATACAGGGCAAGGATCGCAAGACAGCGATCTACACGGCTGTTGAAAAGGGACACACGCAAATTGTGAAGATGCTGCTCTCCACAAATCCCGACCTGGAGGCATCCACCAAGGATGGTGATACGCCGCTTCTACGTGCCGTGCGTAATCGCAATCTGGAGATTGTTCACATGTTGCTCGATCGCAAGGCGAAGGTGACGGCAAGTGATAAACGTGGCGACACCTGCCTGCATATTGCAATGCGGGCGCGTTCCAAGGCAATTGTGGAGGCACTGCTCCGTAATCCAAAGCACAGTCAGCTGCTGTATCGTGCCAACAAGGCGGGCGAAACGCCCTACAACATTGATTCCCTGCATCAGAAGACAATACTCGGCCAGGTGTTTGGAGCACGACGTCTCAATACCAATGAGGACTCAGAGGGCATGCTTGGCTATGAACTGTACTCATCTGCCCTGGCTGATGTGCTTAGCGAGCCCACCCTGACCACGCCCATCACTGTGGGCCTGTACGCCAAATGGGGCAGTGGCAAGAGTTTTCTGCTCAACAAACTGCGTGAGGAAATGAACAACTTTGCCAAACAATGGGCCGAACCGCCGGCCAAGACAAGTGGCCTGCTCTTTCTCGTCTGCCTGCATATATCGCTGCTTATTGGCACCATTGTGGGATTGAGCAGCTGGTCAGTTATTTGGGGTTCATTGGCTGCCATTGTTTTTCTGCTGATCGCATATCTTTTGCTGGCTGCAGCCAAATATTTCAACTATCAAATGGACATGTTCTGGGCGTACTCCGTGCTCCATGGTCTGGATAAGCGTATGACACGTCTGCGACTCATACTGCAGGTCACGTTCTGTCATCCACCCGGACCACAGGCTGATTCCCAGCCAAAACCTGTGCGTTTTCACTTTGCGGAAGCGAGCAGCGCATCACCCACGGGAGATGGTGCTGTGGCTCACATGCTGGCTGCTTTTCTGGATGCCATAG AGTCACATTATGGCTGGCTGGCTACGCGTTTGTATCGCGCCTTTCGTCCCAAGTGCCTGAAACTAGATCTGGGCTGGAGATGGCGTCGCATGTGCTGTCTGCCCATCGTTCTGCTCTTCGAGCTGGGCCTGGTCACCTTGGTGGCGGGCATAGCACTCACAGTTGCCTACTTCACACACGCCAATGACACAGAGAAGGAGCAAATTCTGGTTGCAATCTATGTGGTTGCCGCAGTGCTGGTGACGCTCATCTGCACGCATCTCCATGTGCTGGCCAAGGTCTTTGGCTCGCTCTTCATCTCGCATAAGCGGCAACTGAAGCGTGCCGTGCGCTCCAATGAGAATGCGCCGCTCACTCTGCTGGGCGCTGAGGTGGCTGTGCTAACGGATATGGTCAAGTGCTTGGATGCGTTTACCAATCAGCAGAGTCGTTTGGTGGGCGTCGTCGATGCCTTGGACTCCTGTGATACGGAACGTATACTCACTCTGTTGAATGCTGTGCAGACTCTGCTCTCGGCACCCAATCGACCTTTTGTGCTGCTCATCTCGGTGGATCCGCATGTAATTGCCAAGGCTGCGGAGGCGAATAGTCGACGCCTGTTCACCGAGGGCGGCATTGGAGGTCACGACTTTCTGCGCAACTTGGTGCATCTGCCAGTCTATTTGCAGAACTCTGGACTCCGCAAGGTGCAGCGTGCTCAGATGACGGCGTTGCTATTCAAACGAGGCGGCACTGATTACCAGCTTGATGATGGACCCACGCTGGGTCATTCGGTGTCCGCGCGGCGCCTTTCTAATGCCTCGGAAATCATGTCCAGCCAGGAGAAGCTGAGGGCGCCACACAATGCTCAACGTGGTGCCGGCGGTGGCAAGAAACTGCGTCTATCTGATTCAGTTGCCAGCTCGATTGGCTCCAATCTGCATCGACTAGGCCAGAATCCTCAAGGCGTGCTCGATTTGTCTCGCATTGTGCTCACGGATGATTACTTCAGCGATGTGAATCCTCGTAGCATGCGTCGCCTCATGAATGTCATCTACATCACTGTACGTCTGCTGAAAGCATTCCAAATTGACTTTAGCTGGTATCGTCTCAGTTCTTGGATCAATCTCACCGAGCAGTGGCCATTGCGTGCCAGCATGATTGTGCTGCATCATGACCAATACATGGACACCAATGCCGATGAGAACATCTCGCTTCAAAGTGTCTacgaaaa AGTGCGTCCAAAACTTGCCTGCTTAAGGGAGGCAGCTCCCCTGCTGGAGCTGGATCGTGATGAGCGCAAACTGGACGCTTTTCTGCAGCTGCATAAATCTGATTTGTTGGTCGCAGATTTGCGCATCTTTTTGCCATTTACAATCAACCTGGATCCCTACCTGCGAAAGGTGCTAAAGG AGGATCAACAAGTCATCGAAGACGAGGGTTCTCTTGTGCTGCAAACACGTCCAAGCGTATCGCACAGCATGAGGCAGCATCCCGCTCCAACCACCTATGTGCCTTCGCCTCAGGTTTATCCGCCTTACCAAATGCTGCAGAACGAGTTTGTGGCCAATGAATTGCGTTCGCGTAATCTGGCAATTGAGCCAACGACACCGTTAATACCATCGCCCAGCGATTCCTTTGCT GATGATATACTGCAAACGAAGCTCACGGACCTCACAGTTGAAGGTGTCGTCAGTCTGCTGGAGCGCATTGAAGATCTCAAACCAACGCTACAGAAACTGGGGCCAGTGCTCCGGGATAATGCAATCAATGGTCGCGTACTTAAGCACTGTGAACTGACAGATCTCAAAGCG GTTCTGGGTCTGAGCTTCGGTCATTGGGAACTGTTTCGTTTGCTGATCACAACGCTGCGGGATTGCGATCGCCTGCCACGAAAGATTCGTCCACAACCCGCCATTGCAGAGACTGCGGCCAGCGTGTCCGCCATTAGAGATGTGCCAGATGCATTGCCACCACCTCCATTGTCACGCAGAAACTCCGTCAGTCATATGGAGAAACAG GTCACACTGGAGGAGCAGATGATTTGCGGAGCATTGCAGACACTCAACGAGGAAGCCTTCGAGGATGTGGCGAGCAGTGAACGACCAAGTCCGTCCGGTTTGCCCACAGGTGAGATGTTAGCTGCAGCCGCACAGCTGCAATTAGCACCCATTTGCGAGACCTCTGAGTTTGGTTCGCCATCCGATGAGCAGATGGTTAACAATCTGCTgcagtacaacaacaacaacatcaataacaacaacaacaacaacaacagtggcaGTAGCAACAATGCACCACaatcgaaatatttaaatacggAATACAATCGCAGTGCCAGCTCCCATTCCCTACAAAGTCTTAACGCTGCCGCCGGCGCCTCCGGTGGCCTCCAAATGCGTCTGG ACCTCGATTTGTCAAGTGCTGGTGCATTGTTTACCCCAACGCTGCTCACCTCAGGTTCGCCGATGCAGCAACGTCGGGACTCAATACTGAAGCAACAAGGCAGTGTCAAGTCGGAGAAACGGGTATCGATCAAACAAACGCCCAGCGGTagcaacttggccaacaacaacaataataataacaataacaatgccaaGCAAACACCGAATGTGGAATACGTATCGGAGCGTCAAATGGAACTGGCAGCTGGCAGCAGTAAAGGTCGTCTGACCACAAAACCGCCAGCAG GTCCCCGACCAGCCTCTCTGATCATAACCAAAAACGATCCAACCTCGCAATTTCAGCTGCTGCGTTCCTCATCTATTGAATATGAGGACGTTGAGGCGCAGCAGCATTCAATACGTGCTATTAGAACCACACTGCTCGAACAGCAGGAAGATGAGTCGGCGCCTTTGGTATTTACGGTGCGAAAATGA
- the LOC117785888 gene encoding kinase D-interacting substrate of 220 kDa isoform X3 produces the protein MFKARLKTHPGESENINRYGDSMGSLGHRALLQYIDNNDISGLRAILDSRHLTIDDRDENATTVLMVVAGRGLTAFVREFLARGADVQAEDLDNWTALLCATRNGHFEVVQLLLDHGAEIEHRDMGGWTSLMWAAYRGHTDLVRLLLDKGADGNAHGNYHLGALLWAAGRGFKDIVELLIQRGAKVNVGDKYGTTALVWACRLGNVEIVDTLLKSGSNVDTAGMYSWTPLLVAAAGGHTDCVSSLLEKKPNVNALDKDGMTALCIASREGFQDIAASLIAAGAYINIQDRGGDTPMIHAIKGGHRTVVEALLKKHADVDIQGKDRKTAIYTAVEKGHTQIVKMLLSTNPDLEASTKDGDTPLLRAVRNRNLEIVHMLLDRKAKVTASDKRGDTCLHIAMRARSKAIVEALLRNPKHSQLLYRANKAGETPYNIDSLHQKTILGQVFGARRLNTNEDSEGMLGYELYSSALADVLSEPTLTTPITVGLYAKWGSGKSFLLNKLREEMNNFAKQWAEPPAKTSGLLFLVCLHISLLIGTIVGLSSWSVIWGSLAAIVFLLIAYLLLAAAKYFNYQMDMFWAYSVLHGLDKRMTRLRLILQVTFCHPPGPQADSQPKPVRFHFAEASSASPTGDGAVAHMLAAFLDAIESHYGWLATRLYRAFRPKCLKLDLGWRWRRMCCLPIVLLFELGLVTLVAGIALTVAYFTHANDTEKEQILVAIYVVAAVLVTLICTHLHVLAKVFGSLFISHKRQLKRAVRSNENAPLTLLGAEVAVLTDMVKCLDAFTNQQSRLVGVVDALDSCDTERILTLLNAVQTLLSAPNRPFVLLISVDPHVIAKAAEANSRRLFTEGGIGGHDFLRNLVHLPVYLQNSGLRKVQRAQMTALLFKRGGTDYQLDDGPTLGHSVSARRLSNASEIMSSQEKLRAPHNAQRGAGGGKKLRLSDSVASSIGSNLHRLGQNPQGVLDLSRIVLTDDYFSDVNPRSMRRLMNVIYITVRLLKAFQIDFSWYRLSSWINLTEQWPLRASMIVLHHDQYMDTNADENISLQSVYEKVRPKLACLREAAPLLELDRDERKLDAFLQLHKSDLLVADLRIFLPFTINLDPYLRKVLKEDQQVIEDEGSLVLQTRPSVSHSMRQHPAPTTYVPSPQVYPPYQMLQNEFVANELRSRNLAIEPTTPLIPSPSDSFADDILQTKLTDLTVEGVVSLLERIEDLKPTLQKLGPVLRDNAINGRVLKHCELTDLKAVLGLSFGHWELFRLLITTLRDCDRLPRKIRPQPAIAETAASVSAIRDVPDALPPPPLSRRNSVSHMEKQVTLEEQMICGALQTLNEEAFEDVASSERPSPSGLPTGEMLAAAAQLQLAPICETSEFGSPSDEQMVNNLLQYNNNNINNNNNNNNSGSSNNAPQSKYLNTEYNRSASSHSLQSLNAAAGASGGLQMRLDLDLSSAGALFTPTLLTSGSPMQQRRDSILKQQGSVKSEKRVSIKQTPSGSNLANNNNNNNNNNAKQTPNVEYVSERQMELAAGSSKGRLTTKPPAGPRPASLIITKNDPTSQFQLLRSSSIEYEDVEAQQHSIRAIRTTLLEQQEDESAPLVFTVRK, from the exons ATGTTTAAAGCCCGTTTAAAAACGCATCCGGGTGAATCTGAG AACATTAATCGTTACGGAGATTCCATGGGTTCACTCGGACATCGCGCCCTGTTGCAGTACATCGATAATAATGATATTTCTGGTCTTCGCGCAATACTCGATAGTCGTCATCTAACCATCGATGATCGTGATGAG AATGCCACAACGGTGCTTATGGTGGTCGCTGGACGCGGCCTAACTGCATTTGTTCGCGAGTTTTTGGCTCGTGGTGCGGATGTGCAGGCGGAGGATTTGGACAACTGGACAGCTTTGTTGTGTGCCACACGCAATGGTCACTTTGAAGTGGTACAACTGTTGCTGGATCATGGCGCCGAAATTGAGCATCGTGATATG GGCGGCTGGACTTCTTTGATGTGGGCTGCGTATCGTGGACACACGGATCTGGTGCGTTTGTTGCTGGACAAGGGAGCAGATGGCAATGCGCATGGCAATTATCATCTGGGCGCTCTGCTCTGGGCCGCAGGACGCGGCTTCAAGGACATTGTGGAGCTGCTGATACAACGCGGTGCCAAGGTCAATGTGGGTGACAAATACGGCACCACAGCGCTGGTCTGGGCCTGTCGACTTGGCAACGTGGAGATTGTCGATACGCTGCTCAAATCCGGCTCCAATGTGGACACAGCCGGCATGTACTCATGGACGCCGCTGTTGGTGGCTGCCGCCGGCGGACATACGGATTGTGTCAGTTCGCTTTTGGAGAAGAAGCCCAATGTGAATGCCCTGGACAAGGATGGCATGACGGCGCTGTGCATTGCCAGTCGTGAGGGATTTCAGGATATTGCAGCATCATTGATTGCTGCCGGCGCATACATTAATATACAGGATCGTGGAGGCGATACGCCAATGATACATGCTATCAAAGGTGGACACCGTACTGTGGTTGAAGCTCTCCTCAAGAAGCACGCCGATGTGGACATACAGGGCAAGGATCGCAAGACAGCGATCTACACGGCTGTTGAAAAGGGACACACGCAAATTGTGAAGATGCTGCTCTCCACAAATCCCGACCTGGAGGCATCCACCAAGGATGGTGATACGCCGCTTCTACGTGCCGTGCGTAATCGCAATCTGGAGATTGTTCACATGTTGCTCGATCGCAAGGCGAAGGTGACGGCAAGTGATAAACGTGGCGACACCTGCCTGCATATTGCAATGCGGGCGCGTTCCAAGGCAATTGTGGAGGCACTGCTCCGTAATCCAAAGCACAGTCAGCTGCTGTATCGTGCCAACAAGGCGGGCGAAACGCCCTACAACATTGATTCCCTGCATCAGAAGACAATACTCGGCCAGGTGTTTGGAGCACGACGTCTCAATACCAATGAGGACTCAGAGGGCATGCTTGGCTATGAACTGTACTCATCTGCCCTGGCTGATGTGCTTAGCGAGCCCACCCTGACCACGCCCATCACTGTGGGCCTGTACGCCAAATGGGGCAGTGGCAAGAGTTTTCTGCTCAACAAACTGCGTGAGGAAATGAACAACTTTGCCAAACAATGGGCCGAACCGCCGGCCAAGACAAGTGGCCTGCTCTTTCTCGTCTGCCTGCATATATCGCTGCTTATTGGCACCATTGTGGGATTGAGCAGCTGGTCAGTTATTTGGGGTTCATTGGCTGCCATTGTTTTTCTGCTGATCGCATATCTTTTGCTGGCTGCAGCCAAATATTTCAACTATCAAATGGACATGTTCTGGGCGTACTCCGTGCTCCATGGTCTGGATAAGCGTATGACACGTCTGCGACTCATACTGCAGGTCACGTTCTGTCATCCACCCGGACCACAGGCTGATTCCCAGCCAAAACCTGTGCGTTTTCACTTTGCGGAAGCGAGCAGCGCATCACCCACGGGAGATGGTGCTGTGGCTCACATGCTGGCTGCTTTTCTGGATGCCATAG AGTCACATTATGGCTGGCTGGCTACGCGTTTGTATCGCGCCTTTCGTCCCAAGTGCCTGAAACTAGATCTGGGCTGGAGATGGCGTCGCATGTGCTGTCTGCCCATCGTTCTGCTCTTCGAGCTGGGCCTGGTCACCTTGGTGGCGGGCATAGCACTCACAGTTGCCTACTTCACACACGCCAATGACACAGAGAAGGAGCAAATTCTGGTTGCAATCTATGTGGTTGCCGCAGTGCTGGTGACGCTCATCTGCACGCATCTCCATGTGCTGGCCAAGGTCTTTGGCTCGCTCTTCATCTCGCATAAGCGGCAACTGAAGCGTGCCGTGCGCTCCAATGAGAATGCGCCGCTCACTCTGCTGGGCGCTGAGGTGGCTGTGCTAACGGATATGGTCAAGTGCTTGGATGCGTTTACCAATCAGCAGAGTCGTTTGGTGGGCGTCGTCGATGCCTTGGACTCCTGTGATACGGAACGTATACTCACTCTGTTGAATGCTGTGCAGACTCTGCTCTCGGCACCCAATCGACCTTTTGTGCTGCTCATCTCGGTGGATCCGCATGTAATTGCCAAGGCTGCGGAGGCGAATAGTCGACGCCTGTTCACCGAGGGCGGCATTGGAGGTCACGACTTTCTGCGCAACTTGGTGCATCTGCCAGTCTATTTGCAGAACTCTGGACTCCGCAAGGTGCAGCGTGCTCAGATGACGGCGTTGCTATTCAAACGAGGCGGCACTGATTACCAGCTTGATGATGGACCCACGCTGGGTCATTCGGTGTCCGCGCGGCGCCTTTCTAATGCCTCGGAAATCATGTCCAGCCAGGAGAAGCTGAGGGCGCCACACAATGCTCAACGTGGTGCCGGCGGTGGCAAGAAACTGCGTCTATCTGATTCAGTTGCCAGCTCGATTGGCTCCAATCTGCATCGACTAGGCCAGAATCCTCAAGGCGTGCTCGATTTGTCTCGCATTGTGCTCACGGATGATTACTTCAGCGATGTGAATCCTCGTAGCATGCGTCGCCTCATGAATGTCATCTACATCACTGTACGTCTGCTGAAAGCATTCCAAATTGACTTTAGCTGGTATCGTCTCAGTTCTTGGATCAATCTCACCGAGCAGTGGCCATTGCGTGCCAGCATGATTGTGCTGCATCATGACCAATACATGGACACCAATGCCGATGAGAACATCTCGCTTCAAAGTGTCTacgaaaa AGTGCGTCCAAAACTTGCCTGCTTAAGGGAGGCAGCTCCCCTGCTGGAGCTGGATCGTGATGAGCGCAAACTGGACGCTTTTCTGCAGCTGCATAAATCTGATTTGTTGGTCGCAGATTTGCGCATCTTTTTGCCATTTACAATCAACCTGGATCCCTACCTGCGAAAGGTGCTAAAGG AGGATCAACAAGTCATCGAAGACGAGGGTTCTCTTGTGCTGCAAACACGTCCAAGCGTATCGCACAGCATGAGGCAGCATCCCGCTCCAACCACCTATGTGCCTTCGCCTCAGGTTTATCCGCCTTACCAAATGCTGCAGAACGAGTTTGTGGCCAATGAATTGCGTTCGCGTAATCTGGCAATTGAGCCAACGACACCGTTAATACCATCGCCCAGCGATTCCTTTGCT GATGATATACTGCAAACGAAGCTCACGGACCTCACAGTTGAAGGTGTCGTCAGTCTGCTGGAGCGCATTGAAGATCTCAAACCAACGCTACAGAAACTGGGGCCAGTGCTCCGGGATAATGCAATCAATGGTCGCGTACTTAAGCACTGTGAACTGACAGATCTCAAAGCG GTTCTGGGTCTGAGCTTCGGTCATTGGGAACTGTTTCGTTTGCTGATCACAACGCTGCGGGATTGCGATCGCCTGCCACGAAAGATTCGTCCACAACCCGCCATTGCAGAGACTGCGGCCAGCGTGTCCGCCATTAGAGATGTGCCAGATGCATTGCCACCACCTCCATTGTCACGCAGAAACTCCGTCAGTCATATGGAGAAACAG GTCACACTGGAGGAGCAGATGATTTGCGGAGCATTGCAGACACTCAACGAGGAAGCCTTCGAGGATGTGGCGAGCAGTGAACGACCAAGTCCGTCCGGTTTGCCCACAGGTGAGATGTTAGCTGCAGCCGCACAGCTGCAATTAGCACCCATTTGCGAGACCTCTGAGTTTGGTTCGCCATCCGATGAGCAGATGGTTAACAATCTGCTgcagtacaacaacaacaacatcaataacaacaacaacaacaacaacagtggcaGTAGCAACAATGCACCACaatcgaaatatttaaatacggAATACAATCGCAGTGCCAGCTCCCATTCCCTACAAAGTCTTAACGCTGCCGCCGGCGCCTCCGGTGGCCTCCAAATGCGTCTGG ACCTCGATTTGTCAAGTGCTGGTGCATTGTTTACCCCAACGCTGCTCACCTCAGGTTCGCCGATGCAGCAACGTCGGGACTCAATACTGAAGCAACAAGGCAGTGTCAAGTCGGAGAAACGGGTATCGATCAAACAAACGCCCAGCGGTagcaacttggccaacaacaacaataataataacaataacaatgccaaGCAAACACCGAATGTGGAATACGTATCGGAGCGTCAAATGGAACTGGCAGCTGGCAGCAGTAAAGGTCGTCTGACCACAAAACCGCCAGCAG GTCCCCGACCAGCCTCTCTGATCATAACCAAAAACGATCCAACCTCGCAATTTCAGCTGCTGCGTTCCTCATCTATTGAATATGAGGACGTTGAGGCGCAGCAGCATTCAATACGTGCTATTAGAACCACACTGCTCGAACAGCAGGAAGATGAGTCGGCGCCTTTGGTATTTACGGTGCGAAAATGA